The following are from one region of the Entelurus aequoreus isolate RoL-2023_Sb linkage group LG17, RoL_Eaeq_v1.1, whole genome shotgun sequence genome:
- the LOC133632016 gene encoding perforin-1-like, translating into MVFNLSLVLLALCALTETQAQLKVFSLRASGLPSDILGTTDGYVKVFCSSVTLGTTAVRKNNANPWWGEQFSNFKAQENDVLRLEVYDSDIIFDDLLGVCQRQVRPGTHQHDCFLKKGGTMHYTYTLGDNHP; encoded by the coding sequence ATGGTCTTCAATCTGTCCCTTGTGCTTCTGGCGCTGTGTGCTCTGACTGAGACTCAGGCACAGCTGAAGGTGTTTAGCCTGCGTGCCAGCGGTCTCCCCTCTGACATTTTGGGGACCACAGATGGCTATGTTAAAGTGTTTTGTAGCTCTGTCACTTTGGGTACAACAGCAGTCCGTAAGAACAATGCTAATCCTTGGTGGGGGGAGCAGTTCTCCAACTTCAAAGCCCAGGAAAATGATGTGTTGAGGCTTGAGGTTTATGACAGCGATATTATCTTTGATGACCTGCTGGGAGTGTGTCAAAGACAAGTGCGCCCTGGAACCCATCAGCACGACTGCTTCCTGAAGAAAGGTGGAACCATGCATTATACCTACACCCTCGGCGACAACCATCCATAA